The genomic segment TCTCGAGAGGCTCGATGGTCGGTGTCGTCGGAGCCGACACCCTGGTCGAGACCCTCGAGGGCCTGCTTCTCCCGTCACTACGGTCCGCCGACGCAACACTCGTCAACGACCAGGGACGCACGGTCGTGTCGGCCGATCCGCACCTTGCGACCGGCAGCCTTCTCGACCTGTCGACGTACGCCGAAGTCGTTCCCTGCCGCGACCTTCCGATGTCGGTCGTCAGACGTGAACGGCCGGTCGACTGAGCCGGATGTAGAACGTCGAGATCGCCAACGCGAGCACCAGAACACCGACGCTGACGATCGCCACGGCGCCAGTACCGTGCGCGTCGATGTCAAGGAAGTCGTACGGCACCTTCGAGAACTTGCCGTCCTCCACCAGGTACTTCGGTGATCCCACCTCGGCTCGGATCAGCGTGTACGCCAGCCAGCCCATCGCCCACACCAGGAACCAGAGCGCACTCTTGTCCAACCGAGTGCGAGGCTTGAGGAACACGAAACCGACCACCGCCATCGCAGGCACCACGTAGTGGAACGCTTTGTCAGTCCACCAGTCGACCCCGTCAAGCTTCACGGCTCCGGCGAGGATGGTCGAGAAGATAATGCCGGTGATCGTGATTCCGACCAACCCGCCGAGACGCAGGATGCCGAACGCCGTACCGCCCCGTTCCGGCTTCAGGACGACCAGCCAGCAGGCGATCGCGACCAAGATGTTGGACTCGACAGTGAAGTAGCTGAAGAAATTGACGACGCTGCCATCACGGTCGAGCACCAGGACGAACTGCACGACCAGGGCAACGGTGGCGATCAGGGCAATGGCGCCATGCCAGAGACGACTCATGCGGCGAGACTAGCGGCTCAGAACGTCAGCGCCCCTGCAGTGCATCGAGCGCAACGGCCATCGCGGTGGCGACTCTCCAGTCGAGCTGCCAGCCGCTCTCGAGCTTGGGGACCGTGAGCTCATACCGGTCCTTCAGCGACCGTTGACGCTCCGACGTGAGGATGATCTGCCCATCGGGCGCCGTGAAGTCGAAGTGGAAGCGCAGGAAGATCGGCAGCTCCCCCACGAGGTCCAGGACTCGCCTGGCGATCGCGACGCCCTGGCTGCGCTCCTGACCCACCGAGGTGAGTCCGTCCGGTGTCGACAGGTGCCAGGTCGAGCGCAGCAGCGACTTGCCGAAGTCCTTGCGGAATTCGCCGATCGGGTTGCCGTCCTTGTCGGTGACGTCGTACGTCGCGGCGAGGTCCATCCGTGTGCGCGCCTTGAACCCGAAGATCGGATCGGTCTTGGCGGCGTCGGTGTAGAACGTGACCTGCTCCTTGAACGCCATCCGCTTCTGCTCGGCGAATGCCATCAGCGGCCCTTCGGTCCCGTCGTCGGCAAGCGGGTACAGCTCATACCGGTTGACCATCAGGGTGATCTTCTGACGCAGGGCAAAGCGAGTTTCGGTCATGACCTGAGTCTCTCAGCGCAGGGGGTCGAATGACGAAAGCAGCCCTGCATCCTCACCGCGCGCGATCTGCTCGGCGAGCAGTTTGCCGCTCAAGGGGCCGAGGGCGATGCCCCACATCCCGTGGCCACCAGACACGAATACGCGCGGAGATTTCGTACGGCCCACGAGCGGTAGACCGTCAGCGGTGCAGGGGCGAGAACCGACCCACTCGTCGGAACGCGCTTCCCAGTCTACTCCGGTCAACATCGGCTTGGCCGCATCGACGATCGCCTTGATACGGCGCGGATCGAGGGGCGCATCGGGTTTGCGGAACTCCATCATTCCGGCGACGCGCAGCCCATCGCCGAGCGGCGTGGCTGCCACCCGTTGCGCCGGGAAGTAGATCGGCGCGACCGGCATGTGCTCGGGCTGCACCGTGAAGCTGTAGCCGCGACCTGCCTGCACGATCGTCGAGACACCGAAATCGCGGGCCAACGACCCAAGCCACGTTCCGGTGGCGACCACCACGGCATCAGCGACCAGCGGCTCGCCATTTCTGACCTCAAGCTCCACGCCGGCGCCGGAGTCGCGGATCTCGCGTATGTCGGCGTCGACTATCTCCGCTCCACGAACGCGTACGGAGTCTGCGAGGGCATGAACGAAGCGGCCCGGGTTGATGAACCGCTGCTCAGCGAGCCGAACACCGCAGGTCACAGCCTCGCCGAAGGTCGGGACGAGCGTATGGATCTCGCCGCTGTCGAGCAGCGAGTATGCAGTCCGCCGACCGAGTTCGGCCACGTGGTCGAACTCGTCGATCAGCTTCTGCCGATCGGACTCCGATGCGAATGCCGCGATGAACGGCTCCGCAGGCTTGGTCGGCTCGCTCAGTCCTTCGAGCTCGTCAAAGGCATCGAGTGCCATCGCGTTCGCCTGGTTGAACACTGTCATCGCCGCACGCCACTTCGACGACGTGCAGTGTCGGGTGAAGTCGGCGAGGAACTTCAGCAGTCGAGGGTTGGTCGTCAGCGGCACATACACGGGCGACGACGGGCTCAGCGTGGCCTTGATGCCACCGGCCAGAATCGCCGGATCGGGAAGCGGCAGGGTGAGCGATGGCGCGAGCCACCCGGCGTTGCCCCATGAGGAGCCCGCTGCGACGCCGCCGCGGTCGACCACGGTGACGCGAATCCCTTCGCGCTGGAGGAACCACGCGGTCGAAAGACCGACCATGCCCGCACCTACGACGATGACGTGCTCGGGGCGGGAGCTCATGGCTCCATTGTGGGGCCAAATCGGCCGCGACTAGCGCTCGAACCCTGCTCGGGGTTCACTTGTACCTATGCGATCGATCTGGAAGGGCGCCATCAGCTTCGGGCTGGTCAACGTGCCCATCAAGCTCTACAGCGCGACTGAGAGCCATGACGTGTCCCTGCACCAGGTCCACAACAAGGACGGCGGGCGCATTCGCTACCAGCGCCGCTGCGAAGTGTGCGAGAAGGTCGTCGCCTACGAAGACATCGACAAGGCGTACGACGACGGCTCGCGCACCGTCGTATTGACCGACGAAGATTTCCAGTCGCTGCCTGCCGAATACACCCGTGAGATCGAGGTCCTCGAGTTCGTCCCCGACGACCAGATCGATCCGATTCGCTACGACCGCAGTTACTTCCTCGAGCCTGAGGATCAGGCGCTGAAGCCGTACGTTCTGCTTCGCAAGGCACTCGAGGATTCGGATCGTACGGCGATCGTTACGTTCGCGATGCGACAGAAGACTCGGCTGGCAGCGCTGCGCGTACGTGATGGCGTACTCATCCTGCAGACGATGCTGTGGGACGACGAAGTGCGCGAAGTCGACTTCCCGATCCTCGAAGAGACCGTGCGTATCAGCGCCAAAGAGCGCGACATGGCTGCTCAGCTGGTCGATTCACTGGCGGCCGACTTCCAGAGCTCGGACTTCAAGGACGACTACCAGGAACAGCTCCGCACCCTGGTCGAGGCCAAGCTCGAGAGCGGCGACTCGATCGACACCGAGGCAACCTTCGGCGAGAAGCCCGAGGAAGAGGCGGATGGCGGCGAGGTCGTCGACCTGATGGAAGCCCTCAAGCGCAGCGTCGAGCGCAAGAAGGAAACCAAGAAGGCCGCCTCCAAGCCCGCCAAGAAGACCGCAGCGCGCAAGACGTCCTAGACGGCTGCCGGTTCACCCTCGGGCGGGGTAACGGCGAGGTCGACATGGTCCGAGGTGCGGTGCTCGACTACCCATGAAGCAACATCGCGCAGCTTGATGTTGTGGTGCTGCGACAGTCGACGCAGGAACTCGAACGCGCGCGTCGAGTCGAGGTCGTAACGCTCCATGAGAATGCCTTGCGCCTGTCCGATCAGCTTGCGCGCATCGATCGCGACCTGCAGCCCTTCTTCATTGTGAGCACTGGAAAGTGCGATCGAGGCATGAGTCACGAAGATGGAGGCGACAGCCACGTCGTCGTCATCGAAGGCGTCGGTGCGGTCTGCGTAAAGATTGAGCGAACCGTATCGGCGCGTACGCGTCTCAAGACGGAGGCTGAGCACGCTTCGCATTCCGAGCTCGGTGACAGCCGGGCCCCACGCGGGCCAGCGAAGATCCGCGGCGGTGTCGTTCGACAGGTAGAGCGGTCCGCCCTCGATCGCATCGAGGCATGGGCCCTCATCGAAGATGATTTGAAGGTTGTGGGACTCACCTACGCGACTCGACGTGGCCGCCGCAGTCTCGATCTGGTTCCGCCCTCTGACCAGCATGATTCCGGCGTCGTCGCAGCTGGTCGCGGTCATCGCGAATTCTGCAATGCGCTCGATGGTGCGTTCTGCTGTGGGCTCGTTGTGCAGCTCGAGCGCCATCTCTGAAAAAAACGAAGTGTCCATTGCTCACCCCTCGCTAGATTCTGTGCGGCTACAGGAAACCACAAGTCGCGCCGGAAACCTACCGTGATTTGTTTGGTGTCCAGACCCATGGGTACGTCACGCCTGACCGACTGATCAACACAACCGGTGTGAACCGGAAAGGACGTCGGATGACCGATCGCCCAGACCCGCTCACAACTCCCATCCGAGACGCTGCGACCCTCACCATCACGTTGTTCGGAGACAACGGCCGGATCGACCACGCTCTGAGCGCGGAGCTTGGGCGACGTGGTTGCCGTACACACGCGGTCAGTGTGGAAACCGGTTGGTTGAAGTCCGCGGAGAACGTCATCTGCCGGCTCGACACTGTCGCGGGGCAACGAGCCCTCGAAGGTCTCGCCGGAAGGGTAGGTCCGCACGCGACGGTCATCGCGGTTTGCGAGCAACCCGCCAACGAGAGCGACGCGAAGCGCCTCCAAGATTTGTGCAAGGCGTGCGGTCGTCACCACGATGTGTCATTGATCTGGCACTCACCCGTTGGCGACGCCCCGGCATCCGAGCCGCCGCCGATCGAGCACCTGGCCGTCTCGATCGTCGACGAGGTCTCGACCAAGGTCGCTCACACCGATGGCAACTCGTTCACCACACGGTTTGTCGACCTCGGCTGAGTCATGCCGCCGAGGACTCCAGCACCTCGGACCTCAATGACTCGAGCAGTTTCGAGAGACGTCGCGACACCTGCATCTGGCTGACGCCGATGATCGCCGCAATCTCCTGCTGAGACTTGTCCTCGACGAACCGAAGATAGAGGAGCTCTCGCTCAGCATCAGTGAGTCGCTGACATAGAGGAGCGACACTCACCCACTCCTCAATGAAGTCGTAGGCAGACTCCTCCACCGGCAGCCCTTCACCGAGCGGGCGTCCGCCGATGCGAATCGGCTGATCCAGCGAGGAGGGTGAGAAACAGCTTCGTGCCGCTTGCGCCTCACGGATGTCCGCGACCTCCGTGCCGAGCTCTGCAGCGAGATCTGCATCGTCCGGGGTGTGCGCATAGGAGTGCATGCGTCGCTCCGTGGCAGCCGCCATGTCTGCCTGGAGCTGTTGGACGCGGCGAGGAGGTCGTACTCCCCAGCAGTAGTCACGGAAGTACTTCTTGATCTCGCCAAGGATCGTCACCGTCGCAAACGGGACGAACTCGCCACGATCATGATGGAAGCCGCGTATCGCCTTGACCAGTGCAAAGCTGGCCACCTGGACGAGGTCCTCGCGGTCAGCGCCGCGTCCGACGTATCGCCCAGCAAGGTGCGTCGCCAGGCCGAGATAGCGGTGCACGAGCTGGTCCTCGAGGACGGTTCGTTCTTGGGCATCGGCATCTGCGGCCTTCTCAAGAAGGTCTGTGGTGTCATCAATGGTGGTAACGGGAGCTGCATTCACGGGATACTCCAAGGAGTCGAAACCGTGCGCGGCTTTTGCTCAACCGGCATCCCCACCCTTGCACGTGTCGCGGCTGAGCACAACCCGAAATGACTATTCGGCGTAGTTCTTTCGGACTATGCCGACTGATCTGAGGCTGGAGGACTACCGTTGGCCGATGCGCCTCAGACTGTGTCGATCGCCGGTCATCGCCTCCGCCTGACCAATCCCGACAAGGTGATCTATCCCCTGACCGGGACCACCAAGGCCGAGGTCATCCATTACTACGTCGAGATCGCGCCGATCCTTCTCCCGCATCTCGCCGACCGGCTGACGACCCGCAAGCGCTGGGTCAACGGCGTCGGCTCAACCGACAAGCCGGGCGAGGTGTTCTTCGAGAAGAACCTCCCGGACTCTGCGCCGAGCTGGATCCGACGGGTAGCCGTCGAGCACAGCAAGGACACCAAGGAATACCCCGTCTTCACCAGCGCCGCAGCCCTCGCGTGGGCCGGACAAGTTGCGGCGATCGAGCTTCACGTCCCGCAGTGGAAGGTCAATCGCCGCGGCACACCTCAGAACCCTGACCGGCTGGTGCTCGACCTCGACCCGGGACCCGGTGCCGGTCTGCCCGAGTGCGCGGAGGTCGCCAGGGTGGCTCGGCAGATGCTGCAGGACATCGGACTCGACGCCGTGCCCGTGACCAGCGGCAGCAAAGGCATCCACCTGTACGCCGGCCTCGACGGCTCGCAGGACTCCCACTACATCAACGCGTTCGCCAAGGAGCTGGCCAAAGCACTGGAGTCGGAGCTGCCGGACCTCGTGGTCAGCGACATGAAGAAGAGCCTCCGCAAAGACAAGGTCCTGGTCGATTGGAGCCAGAACAACGCCTCCAAGACGACCATCGCTCCCTACTCATTGCGCGGCACGCTCGAACCCAACGTGGCAACGCCGCGTACGTGGAAGGAGCTCGACGACCCCAACCTCAGCCAGCTTTCCTTCGAAGAGGTGCTGGCCCGGATGAAGAAGCGCAAAGACCCGATGGCTCACCTAGTCGGGCCGACGCCATCGACCGACCGGCTTGTCGAATATCGAGCGAAGCGCGATGGCTCCAAAACTCCGGAGCCTGTGCCGATCGGCAGCCCGGTCGCGAGCGACGGCAACACCTTCGTGATCCAGGAACACCATGCCAGCGCACTGCACTGGGACTTCCGACTCGAACACGACGGTGTGCTCGTTTCTTGGGCTCTGCCCAAGGGAGTGCCAACCGACCCGTCCAAGAATCACCTGGCGGTCCAGACCGAGGATCACCCGCTCGAGTACGCGACCTTCGAGGGAACGATCCCGAAGGGCGAGTACGGCGCCGGCAAGTCGTGGATCTGGGACGCCGGAACGTACGAGCTCGAGAAGTGGCGCGATGACGAAGTCATCGTCACGCTGACCGGCACCAAGGGCGAACTTGAGGGCGCCCCCAAGTTTGCGCTGATCAAGACCGGCAAGAACTGGCTGATCCATCTGATGCAAGACAAGGCGAAGGCGCCAGCCAAGAAGGCCCCCGTACAAAAGTCGACAAATAGCCTTTCCAAGAAGTTCGTCCCACCGATGCTGGCAACGCTCGGAACTCCAGGGGACCTGGAGGAAGAGTCCGACTGGGCCTTCGAGATGAAGTGGGACGGCATCCGGGCGATCGCCGTCGTCGATGGGGACGACATCGGGTTGTTCACCCGCAAGGGCAATGACGTGACGGTTGCGTACCCGGAGGTGGTTGCAGCTCTCGCCGAGCTCGAGCTCAACGACTCGATCCTCGATGGCGAGATCGTTGCCCTCAACGATGCCGGCGCTCCCGACTTCGGACTCCTGCAACAGCGGATGGGGCTGACCAAACCCGCTGAGGTCGAGGCCGCCGCAGAGCGGGTCGAGGCGACGTACATGGTGTTCGACCTGTTGGCGACGGATGGTCAGGGCATACGCAATGACCAATACGTCGATCGGCGCGCAGCCCTGGCCAAGCTCGATGTCGACGATGGCCACACGATCCTGGTGCCACCCGCGTACGAAGGCACGCTCGCCAAAGCCATCGCATCGAGCAAGAAGCTGGGACTCGAAGGCGTGATCGCGAAACGACGCGAGAGCAGGTACGTCGGGGAGAAGCGCTCGTCCTCGTGGATCAAGATCAAGCACCAGCGGATGCAAGAGGTCGTCATCGGTGGATGGAAGCCGGGGACGGGATCGCGCGGCGGGACCATCGGATCGCTGCTGCTGGGCATACCCGGCGACGACGGTCTGCAGTACGTCGGCAAGGTTGGCACCGGTTTCACCCAGCGCACCCTCGAAGCCTTGCTCAAGTCCCTGACGCCACTGGAGCGGAAGACCAGTCCGTTCGTCGAGGTTCCTCGTGACGTCGAGCGTGACGCACGCTGGGTGACGCCGAAGATCGTCGGCGAAGTTCAGTTCGGCGAGTGGACGCACAGCGGCAATCTGCGTCATCCGAGCTGGCGCGGGGTACGTACGGACAAGAACCCGGCTGACGTACGGCTGGAATGACGAGCACCAGCCTGCGACGATGGGGCCACGGGCACGATCACGAGGAGAGCACATGAAGTTCAAGAAGGCCATCCGCGACAAGATCGAAGCGCAGATCGACGGGCTCGCCGATCAGGCGAAGGACTTGGTTGATCGTGCTCCCGGCCTCCGTGACGAGGTGAAGAACCGTCTGCCCGATCGCGAGGACCTCAAGGACCTGATTCCCGACAAGAAGCAGTTGCTCGAGTTGCGCGACGAGCTCTTCGAGAAGATCCCCGACAGCGTCTCCGACCACATCCCCGATGCGGCCAAGCCCAAGAAGAAGCGCGGCAAGGTCAAGAAGGTCGCATTGCTCGGTCTGGTCACCGGTGCCGGTGCCGCTGCGGTCGCCGCTGCACGCCGCGTCGCCAGCAACACCCCAACACCGTCGTACACACAGCCACGTCCGGCGCCGACGCCGACGGCTAAGCCCGCAGCGCCTGCGAAGAAGACTGCAGCGAAGAAGGCTCCGGCAAAGAAGGCACCGGCCAAAAAGGCGGCAGCGAAGAAGGCCAGCCCGGCCAAGAAGGCCCCTGCCAAGAAGTCCGCCCCGGCCAAGAAGACGACGTAGTCAGCTAGCTTCCGGCAGCCGACGCGCTGGCGTTGGATTTGCTCACCTTGGTGATGAGGTCGTGCAGCTGCTTTGAGCCGCCACCGATCACCAGAGCTGTGACGAGGACCGTGAGTAGTTCGTTGCCAAACCCGGTCCCCATCTTGACACCAAGCGCCGCCAGGAAGTTCGCCTCGAAGTAGCTGCACAAGACGGTCCCGAGGGCCGCTGCCAGACCGAAAGTCACCATCGTCCGGTTGGCAACGACCTGTTCCAAATTTGCTTTCGCATTGGCGGCATCTTTGCTCGTGCCCCCGCCTGGCGCATTTTCAGCGGCGACAATCGCGCTATCGAGGCTCTTGAGCGCCGCGGGCTTGTCGAAGGTCCAACGGGCAGGGATCAGCCCGACCAACACTTCGACCAAGCGCTCGATCGCCTGCGCGGCGACGTAGAAAAGGGCGAATGCGCCGATCCCCGCCGCAGGGATGTAGGTGGGGCCCCACTTTGTGCCGAGAAGCAGCGTCGCCACAACACTGCCGACGACGAGGAGCGCCAACGCGATGACGCAAGCTTCCGTCGAAGGCTGTTGGTTGTGCTTGGTATCTGATGCCGCAGCCTGAGCAGGTTGGGCTGGTTCAACCGGTTGGCCTGGCTGAGCAGGTTGGGCTAGTTGACCTCCGCCCGTACCGAACGTCGGCGAACCGGGCGCTTGACCACCTGCGAGAGTCGGAACTTGCCGTGGGATCCATCTGGCCATGGGAGCTCCTCAGAAGTAATCCGAGAACACATCACGTGTGTTGCCACTATGCACGTAACCGGCAACGAGGCGCACCCAGAAACGACAAACCTCGTACGACCTGATCGGTCAGTACGAGGCGGGTGTTGCGCGCCCGAAGGGATTCGAACCCCTAACCTTCTGATCCGTAGTCAGATGCTCTATCCGTTGAGCTACGGGCGCTTGCCCCGAAGGGCCTCGCTGATTCTAGCGTGGCCCCGACCCGAGCGAAAATCCGGTCGGTTTCACGAATGCTCCACGGCTGACCTCCCGGTGACATAGCGTCGGGATTGCCATCATCTGTCCATCGGGGAGGACCCCATGACGACGCGACCCCTGCATGCCTTTGCCAGCCTCACAGCCGTGAGTGCCTTAGTCGTGGGAGGTCTCGCCGCAACGGCAACCGCTTCCTACTCAGCCATCGGAGACAACTGTCCCGATGCGTACGACACTTCGACCCTCGCACCAGGTCAACCGGTCACAGGTCTGACCACTGTGGAAGGTACGACGCCGGAAGAGTTCCATGGCGTCTACCTGCGGACCATCCAGAACGGCATCGGTCCCGGAATGGACCTGCCGGTCTTCAAGATGGAAGACAGCCGCATCACCAAGTCTGACGGCTCGATCGACGCAGGCATCTGGGCTGGCATGTCCGGCTCACCGGTCTACGACGACGCGACAGGCGACCTGATCGGCGCCGTCTCATACGGGTTCAGCAATAGCCCCAGCGACATTGCTGGCGTGACCCCCGCGACGTACATGTACGACCTGAAGAACCCGAAGTACAACGCGGCAACTGCGGCGCCTGCTCCGGCTTCAAAGAGCGCCATCGCGTCGCTGCAGAGCGCGAGCGAGGGAGAAGCGTCCCTCGGCCAGCCCCGCATGCTGCGTCCGAAGAAGCAGGTCAGCGGAGCCCCCGCAGACATCGCGAACAAGCAGGCGAAGCGCTCACCGTCGCTGCAGTCGAAGAGCAGCTACAAGAAGTCCGGCTTCGTCGATGCGATCGGCCAGTCGTCCGCGCCCGTCAACTACCCGATCGTCGTCGGAGGCAACCTCGCCACGACCTTCTCCTATGGAGAGGTGACCACCGCCGCAGTCGGCACAGTCACCGCGATCTGTGCGGGCAAGGTCATCGGTTTTGGACACCCTGACGAGTTCAGCGGCAAGTCCAACGAGACCTTCCACGGCGCCAGCACCGTTACCATCCAGCCCGACGCGTTTGGCTCGTACAAGCTCGCGAACGTCGGAACCGTCAAGGGTGTGATCAACCAGGACCGCCTCCAGGGAATCCTCGGAACGATCGGACAGTCGCACTCGCCGATCAACGTGCACAGCACCTCGACCGGGCTTGGCGACACAAAGGAGTCGACCACCAAGGTCAGCGTGCCGTTCGCGCTCTCATACGTCGTCGCGACGCAGGTGGCCGGCGACGCAATCGCCGTACTCAACCAGTACGGCGCCGGTGAGTCTCTGATGACGTGGACCATCACGTACACGCGCGAAGGCACCCCGTTCCCGCAGACCTTCGAACGTACGCAGCGCTACTCGACATCGCAGTACTTCCCTGAGGATGTCGCATACGAAGCTGCTAGCGACGTCGAAGCACTTCTGTCGAACCAGTTCGAGAAGGTCAAGATCACCGACGTCGAGATTGAGTCGGAACTCTCGCCTGACTACCGCAAGTACAAGATCGCCAGCGCGCAATACAAGTCGGGCGCGACCTGGAAGACCGTAGAGAACGGCGGCGTGATCAAGACCAAGCGTGGCGCGACCGTAGATCTGCGACTCAAGCTGAAGGCTCCAGTCGACAGTGACGCGGCTCCCGAGAACCTCGACTTCGCCTGGAAGATGTCGACCCGTGCCACCAAGTCCGGAACTCTCAACTTGGCCGGACAGTCCTTCGACGACTACTACGACGAGGAGTTCGGCGAAGAGTTCGTCGACGAGGAAGAGGGCGACGTCTATGAGCCCGAAAGCCTC from the Aeromicrobium panaciterrae genome contains:
- a CDS encoding Pr6Pr family membrane protein; translated protein: MSRLWHGAIALIATVALVVQFVLVLDRDGSVVNFFSYFTVESNILVAIACWLVVLKPERGGTAFGILRLGGLVGITITGIIFSTILAGAVKLDGVDWWTDKAFHYVVPAMAVVGFVFLKPRTRLDKSALWFLVWAMGWLAYTLIRAEVGSPKYLVEDGKFSKVPYDFLDIDAHGTGAVAIVSVGVLVLALAISTFYIRLSRPAVHV
- a CDS encoding FAD-dependent oxidoreductase, coding for MSSRPEHVIVVGAGMVGLSTAWFLQREGIRVTVVDRGGVAAGSSWGNAGWLAPSLTLPLPDPAILAGGIKATLSPSSPVYVPLTTNPRLLKFLADFTRHCTSSKWRAAMTVFNQANAMALDAFDELEGLSEPTKPAEPFIAAFASESDRQKLIDEFDHVAELGRRTAYSLLDSGEIHTLVPTFGEAVTCGVRLAEQRFINPGRFVHALADSVRVRGAEIVDADIREIRDSGAGVELEVRNGEPLVADAVVVATGTWLGSLARDFGVSTIVQAGRGYSFTVQPEHMPVAPIYFPAQRVAATPLGDGLRVAGMMEFRKPDAPLDPRRIKAIVDAAKPMLTGVDWEARSDEWVGSRPCTADGLPLVGRTKSPRVFVSGGHGMWGIALGPLSGKLLAEQIARGEDAGLLSSFDPLR
- a CDS encoding Ku protein, giving the protein MRSIWKGAISFGLVNVPIKLYSATESHDVSLHQVHNKDGGRIRYQRRCEVCEKVVAYEDIDKAYDDGSRTVVLTDEDFQSLPAEYTREIEVLEFVPDDQIDPIRYDRSYFLEPEDQALKPYVLLRKALEDSDRTAIVTFAMRQKTRLAALRVRDGVLILQTMLWDDEVREVDFPILEETVRISAKERDMAAQLVDSLAADFQSSDFKDDYQEQLRTLVEAKLESGDSIDTEATFGEKPEEEADGGEVVDLMEALKRSVERKKETKKAASKPAKKTAARKTS
- a CDS encoding GAF and ANTAR domain-containing protein, with translation MDTSFFSEMALELHNEPTAERTIERIAEFAMTATSCDDAGIMLVRGRNQIETAAATSSRVGESHNLQIIFDEGPCLDAIEGGPLYLSNDTAADLRWPAWGPAVTELGMRSVLSLRLETRTRRYGSLNLYADRTDAFDDDDVAVASIFVTHASIALSSAHNEEGLQVAIDARKLIGQAQGILMERYDLDSTRAFEFLRRLSQHHNIKLRDVASWVVEHRTSDHVDLAVTPPEGEPAAV
- a CDS encoding sigma-70 family RNA polymerase sigma factor; translation: MNAAPVTTIDDTTDLLEKAADADAQERTVLEDQLVHRYLGLATHLAGRYVGRGADREDLVQVASFALVKAIRGFHHDRGEFVPFATVTILGEIKKYFRDYCWGVRPPRRVQQLQADMAAATERRMHSYAHTPDDADLAAELGTEVADIREAQAARSCFSPSSLDQPIRIGGRPLGEGLPVEESAYDFIEEWVSVAPLCQRLTDAERELLYLRFVEDKSQQEIAAIIGVSQMQVSRRLSKLLESLRSEVLESSAA
- a CDS encoding ATP-dependent DNA ligase, with amino-acid sequence MADAPQTVSIAGHRLRLTNPDKVIYPLTGTTKAEVIHYYVEIAPILLPHLADRLTTRKRWVNGVGSTDKPGEVFFEKNLPDSAPSWIRRVAVEHSKDTKEYPVFTSAAALAWAGQVAAIELHVPQWKVNRRGTPQNPDRLVLDLDPGPGAGLPECAEVARVARQMLQDIGLDAVPVTSGSKGIHLYAGLDGSQDSHYINAFAKELAKALESELPDLVVSDMKKSLRKDKVLVDWSQNNASKTTIAPYSLRGTLEPNVATPRTWKELDDPNLSQLSFEEVLARMKKRKDPMAHLVGPTPSTDRLVEYRAKRDGSKTPEPVPIGSPVASDGNTFVIQEHHASALHWDFRLEHDGVLVSWALPKGVPTDPSKNHLAVQTEDHPLEYATFEGTIPKGEYGAGKSWIWDAGTYELEKWRDDEVIVTLTGTKGELEGAPKFALIKTGKNWLIHLMQDKAKAPAKKAPVQKSTNSLSKKFVPPMLATLGTPGDLEEESDWAFEMKWDGIRAIAVVDGDDIGLFTRKGNDVTVAYPEVVAALAELELNDSILDGEIVALNDAGAPDFGLLQQRMGLTKPAEVEAAAERVEATYMVFDLLATDGQGIRNDQYVDRRAALAKLDVDDGHTILVPPAYEGTLAKAIASSKKLGLEGVIAKRRESRYVGEKRSSSWIKIKHQRMQEVVIGGWKPGTGSRGGTIGSLLLGIPGDDGLQYVGKVGTGFTQRTLEALLKSLTPLERKTSPFVEVPRDVERDARWVTPKIVGEVQFGEWTHSGNLRHPSWRGVRTDKNPADVRLE